A single region of the Sorghum bicolor cultivar BTx623 chromosome 7, Sorghum_bicolor_NCBIv3, whole genome shotgun sequence genome encodes:
- the LOC8055217 gene encoding uncharacterized protein LOC8055217 — MEDDDRKAPSFLDVPKDIPIATTKPLTIRTSAAAASGCGGGSDRSCPISPAISITPHLYSPSPPSSAFVSALQSPYISPRVLDPPPPPPPAAPEPEPQRRQETKAAAAAGAGASATTTAAPSPTSCSNGSDIDAPSASRTPPSERYDSSGIDAAKISDGGGVGGAGPLLPPRVSFSFPVPRVSFTRGSVASPSSNAKLRSCDVYIGYHGNGGLSRFCKWLKSELELQGIASFVADRAKYSDSQSHEIADRIICSVAFGVVVVTMSSFLNPFSLEEIRFFAQKKNLVPILFDTEPAEIAGLFDGKLEDKEGKEAFEGLMRCHEFKLEANESNSRSCVSRTVTLLRSKLGRKNIAEKESEASEGLPFPRNRHFVGREKELSEIEGMLFGSTVDIQEVDCPRASSTNERSSGVSDGFADEDSDTARKSNARYISLEMRKCKEPTLEAWIDPVIELSSGKSRSLQKQRSRHRRSRFRCNSKGYSGANVICINGSSGIGKTELALEFAYRYSQRYKMVLWIGGEARYLRQNILNISMNLGLDISAEAEKERGRIRSFEEQEFDAFQRVKRELFRDVPYLLIIDNLESERDWWEGKDLHDFIPRNTGATHVIVTTRLPRVMNLEPMQLPQLSYIDAMALIQGKRKKDYPPEETEVLRKFDERLGRLSFGLWVVGSLLSELMISPSTLLEAVDRISLSENLFPIGSNDDGFCRNNSFLIKVLVFCFALMDRAKGGSLTSRMVIAGSWLAPAPVSSTLLAATASKLPMKGSGMHLFGESLKTAFLCGTHCFLAPNGRKAEVESALLLVNLGLARKANRHPGCWIQFHPITQLFGKIRGGLAPTTAAVNGVMRAGNPSVYSDHLWASAFLVFGFKSEPPAVQLKAVDMVLFIKKTALPLAIDSFMSFSRCGSALELLKVCTNVLEEVEKSYASRMQDWNRRSLCWRKKLQPNHRVDEFVWQEVTLLKATLLETRAKLLLRGGLFDTGEELCRTCISIRTVMLGHGHAQTLAAQETLAKLVRYRSKI, encoded by the coding sequence ATGGAGGACGACGACCGAAAAGCGCCGAGCTTTCTTGATGTGCCCAAGGATATTCCCATTGCCACCACCAAGCCCCTCACCATCcggaccagcgccgccgccgcgtccggaTGCGGCGGCGGCTCCGACCGGTCCTGCCCCATATCACCGGCCATCTCCATCACGCCGCACCTctactcgccgtcgccgccgtcgtccgCCTTCGTCTCCGCGCTGCAGTCCCCGTACATCTCGCCTCGGGTTCTCgacccgccgcctcctcctccgccggcggcgccggagccggagcctcAGCGGCGGCAGGAAACCAAGGCCGCCGCTGCTGCCGGTGCCGGCGCcagcgccaccaccaccgcggcgccgtcgccgacgtCGTGCTCCAACGGGTCCGATATCGACGCGCCCAGCGCGTCCCGCACGCCGCCGTCCGAGCGCTACGACTCCAGCGGCATCGACGCGGCCAAGATttccgacggcggcggcgttggaGGCGCTGGGCCCCTGCTGCCGCCGCGCGTGTCGTTCTCGTTCCCCGTGCCGCGGGTGTCCTTCACCAGGGGCTCCGTCGCGTCGCCGTCCTCCAACGCCAAGCTCCGCAGCTGCGACGTGTACATTGGCTACCACGGCAACGGCGGCCTCTCCAGGTTCTGCAAGTGGCTCAAGTCGGAGCTCGAGCTGCAGGGCATTGCCTCGTTCGTCGCCGACCGTGCCAAGTACTCGGATTCGCAGAGCCACGAGATTGCTGACCGGATTATTTGCTCCGTCGCGTTCGGCGTCGTGGTGGTCACCATGTCCAGTTTCCTCAACCCTTTCAGCCTCGAGGAGATCAGATTCTTTGCTCAGAAGAAGAACCTGGTGCCTATACTGTTTGACACCGAGCCAGCAGAGATTGCCGGGCTTTTTGATGGTAAATTGGAGGATAAGGAAGGGAAGGAAGCGTTTGAAGGGCTGATGCGATGTCATGAATTCAAGCTTGAGGCGAACGAGAGCAATTCGAGAAGCTGTGTGTCGAGGACGGTTACGCTGCTTCGGTCCAAGCTTGGACGGAAGAATATCGCCGAGAAGGAGAGTGAAGCTTCTGAGGGCCTGCCTTTTCCGCGCAACCGGCATTTCGTGGGAAGGGAGAAGGAGCTGAGCGAGATTGAAGGCATGCTCTTTGGGTCGACAGTGGATATCCAAGAAGTGGATTGCCCTAGGGCTTCCAGTACAAATGAGAGATCAAGCGGTGTGTCTGATGGATTTGCTGATGAGGATAGTGATACCGCGAGGAAATCTAATGCCAGGTACATCAGTTTGGAGATGCGCAAGTGCAAGGAACCCACACTGGAGGCTTGGATTGACCCCGTGATTGAGTTATCATCTGGTAAAAGCAGAAGCCTGCAGAAGCAGAGATCAAGGCACAGGAGGTCAAGGTTTCGGTGCAACAGCAAGGGCTATAGCGGTGCCAATgtaatatgcatcaacggttcTTCAGGCATTGGCAAGACTGAACTGGCATTGGAGTTTGCTTACAGGTACTCACAGAGGTACAAGATGGTACTGTGGATTGGTGGTGAAGCTCGGTATTTGAGGCAAAACATACTCAATATATCCATGAATTTGGGACTGGATATCAGTGCTGAGGCTGAGAAGGAGAGGGGTAGGATTAGGAGCTTTGAGGAGCAAGAGTTTGATGCATTCCAGCGGGTGAAGCGGGAGCTGTTCCGCGACGTGCCCTATTTGCTCATAATTGACAATCTTGAGAGCGAGAGGGATTGGTGGGAAGGCAAGGATCTCCATGACTTCATACCGAGAAACACTGGAGCAACACATGTCATCGTGACAACACGTTTGCCACGCGTGATGAATCTTGAGCCGATGCAACTGCCACAGCTCTCGTACATTGATGCGATGGCCTTGATACAGGggaaaagaaagaaggactatCCGCCTGAGGAAACCGAAGTTCTCAGAAAGTTTGATGAGCGGTTAGGCAGGCTGAGCTTTGGCCTGTGGGTCGTCGGTTCACTGCTATCTGAGCTCATGATTTCTCCTTCCACTCTACTTGAGGCTGTTGATAGAATATCATTGAGCGAGAATTTGTTTCCCATTGGTTCCAATGACGATGGCTTCTGCCGTAACAATTCTTTCTTGATAAAGGTCTTGGTCTTCTGTTTTGCTTTGATGGACCGAGCAAAAGGAGGAAGCCTTACGTCCAGAATGGTCATTGCTGGTTCTTGGTTAGCTCCTGCTCCTGTGTCATCCACGCTATTAGCTGCAACAGCGAGCAAGCTACCGATGAAAGGCAGTGGTATGCACCTGTTTGGTGAATCCCTCAAGACTGCATTTCTATGTGGCACACACTGTTTCCTAGCTCCAAATGGACGGAAGGCTGAGGTGGAGTCAGCGCTCCTGCTTGTTAATCTTGGGTTAGCAAGAAAGGCAAATCGACATCCTGGTTGCTGGATCCAATTCCATCCTATCACACAGCTCTTCGGCAAGATCAGGGGAGGTTTAGCACCTACAACTGCAGCAGTGAATGGTGTGATGAGGGCTGGAAACCCCTCAGTATACTCTGACCACCTATGGGCTAGTGCCTTCCTCGTGTTTGGCTTCAAGTCTGAGCCACCCGCAGTCCAGCTTAAAGCAGTCGACATGGTCCTCTTCATCAAGAAGACGGCGCTGCCCCTGGCAATTGACTCCTTCATGTCGTTCTCGCGGTGCGGCTCGGCTCTGGAGCTGCTCAAGGTGTGCACCAACGTCCTCGAGGAGGTGGAGAAGTCGTACGCGTCGCGGATGCAGGACTGGAACCGCAGGTCGCTGTGCTGGAGGAAGAAGCTGCAGCCGAACCACCGCGTCGACGAGTTTGTCTGGCAGGAGGTGACGCTGCTCAAGGCGACACTGCTGGAGACGAGGGCGAAGCTGCTGCTCCGCGGCGGGCTGTTCGACACTGGCGAGGAGCTGTGCAGGACCTGCATCAGCATCCGGACCGTCATGCTCGGCCATGGGCATGCCCAGACGCTGGCTGCTCAGGAGACACTGGCGAAGCTGGTCAGGTACAGGAGTAAGATCTGA
- the LOC8055218 gene encoding keratin, type II cytoskeletal 2 epidermal, whose translation MRLSSGSGGSGGGGSRSSSSGSSGGSGSRSGSGSSSGGGGSRFGGSGSKGGGSRSGGGSRGGGSRSGSGSKGGGSRSGGGSRGGGSRGTMNYDDDDSVLDVLDYDDSSAGARGGAWKTGVAATFLAVVWLLYI comes from the coding sequence ATGCGCTTGTCCTCCGGCAGCGGCGGCTCCGGCGGAGGGGGTTCTCGTTCCAGCAGCAGCGGATCAAGTGGCGGTTCTGGTTCTCGTTCCGGCAGTGGATCATCAAGCGGCGGTGGCGGTTCTCGTTTCGGCGGCAGCGGGTCAAAGGGCGGCGGTTCCCGTTCCGGCGGTGGATCAAGAGGCGGTGGCTCTCGTTCCGGCAGCGGGTCAAAGGGCGGCGGTTCCCGTTCCGGCGGTGGATCAAGAGGCGGCGGTTCGAGAGGCACCATGaactatgatgatgatgatagcgTGCTTGACGTGCTCGATTACGACGATTCGTCTGCCGgtgctcgcggcggcgcttGGAAGACTGGAGTCGCTGCCACGTTTCTTGCCGTCGTCTGGCTCTTGTACATCTAG